A window of Hevea brasiliensis isolate MT/VB/25A 57/8 chromosome 14, ASM3005281v1, whole genome shotgun sequence contains these coding sequences:
- the LOC131172794 gene encoding disease resistance protein RPV1-like, with amino-acid sequence MASTSSTPPNQGKKWDVFISFRGDDTRYGILSHLSKALKDKQIKTFTDEELHKGEEISPELLKIIRESSVSIVIFSENYADSPWCLDQLVEILKCKEESAQIVLPVFYKVDPTDVQKLSGNFGKAFAIAMHGEKGSSQKVDNWKRALMEVSNLAGWDSQKIKSEAELVDGIVNDVSNKFSDMSKSDDSYDRNLIGIKLRVEEVERLLNEKQIVGIWGMRGIGKTTIAQEVFHRNKNKFDGHCFVENVRETMTKQSSNSVRVKIIQQLLRDKHVDSLNDSTRRRLKSKKVLIVFDDVEDRNHLKDLAGECDLYGEGSRIIITSRDSLGLSEEDIYKVEKLIDSQGLKLFSLHAFEQNRPKEEYKVLSKKATIYAGGNPLALKVLGSHLFRRTIEEWESELEKLKGKSLKKIEDVLKRSYDGLEKNEQEIFLDIACFFKGEDKDKVERKLKAFGFYPESGIPRLIEKSLITISNNRVDMHDLLEQMGKDIVNEECKQPGGRSRLWNYEDISYVLTTETVRTKLINEALIIIIFEFCKNCRSRDELSILRPSAMAFTKMCNLRFIEVYEMSNKVLLPKNFEFCPQALRYLYWDDYPLESLPLNFWPKNLVELHMRGSKLIQLWNGGDKPFGSLKLMDLSDSDDLIRIPNLSSIAPNLEFLYLNFCGSLVEIPSLQNLTKLTELDLSDCHEVKDCPEIPCNIRILKLDGTGIEQLPSSIKHLSQLVILFLDGCTALESLPSSIGNLKRLEELDLAECSRLVTIPSSIGELKCLEKLVLRNCSNLASLPESIKQLSKLKLLDLSDCESLKSLPELPSCLKLLKAIDCHSLESASISFNFLEHEDENEEADKSEHENEEAHKSESEDCKFLDFSNCVKLNEKVMEDVFEAHLLGQKVTLLMAGGEVPERMRYKNKGSSLSFKLDLRHVIAFSFCVVLRPSGFIHFPGFEVDFICESGNRRERNAFNLFSYKDVGNWNGYHASPYLWDSSHVLLSFNGLRTRFDEECFVKASFCFTDNCHVDEEKIMESLSSAALLSFERGKTIQENN; translated from the exons ATGGCTTCTACTTCTTCCACTCCTCCAAATCAGGGGAAGAAATGGGATGTTTTTATTAGTTTTAGAGGCGACGATACGCGTTATGGTATTCTCTCCCATCTCTCTAAAGCCTTGAAGGACAAACAAATCAAGACTTTTACGGATGAAGAGCTCCATAAAGGAGAAGAGATCTCACCAGAGCTCTTGAAAATAATCCGGGAATCAAGTGTCTCAATAGTTATTTTCTCTGAAAATTATGCAGATTCTCCATGGTGTTTGGATCAGCTTGTTGAGATACTTAAATGCAAGGAAGAATCAGCACAAATAGTTTTACCGGTTTTTTACAAAGTAGATCCAACTGACGTTCAAAAGCTTTCAGGGAATTTTGGGAAGGCATTTGCTATTGCTATGCATGGGGAAAAAGGCAGTTCACAAAAGGTGGACAACTGGAAGCGTGCTTTGATGGAAGTAAGCAACTTAGCAGGATGGGATTCACAAAAAATCAA GTCTGAGGCCGAATTAGTTGATGGAATTGTCAATGATGTTTCAAACAAATTTAGCGATATGTCTAAAAGTGATGATTCTTATGATCGCAACTTGATTGGAATTAAACTGCGTGTGGAAGAAGTGGAACGGTTGTTAAATGAGAAGCAGATTGTAGGAATTTGGGGGATGAGAGGCATTGGCAAAACAACTATTGCACAAGAAGTATTTCATCGAAACAAGAATAAATTTGATGGTCATTGTTTCGTTGAAAATGTTAGGGAAACAATGACAAAGCAATCATCAAATTCAGTGCGAGTCAAAATCATTCAACAATTATTAAGGGACAAACATGTAGACAGTTTGAATGATTCTACTAGGAGAAGGCTTAAGAGTAAGAAGGTATTGATTGTTTTTGATGATGTAGAGGATCGAAACCATTTAAAAGATTTAGCAGGAGAGTGTGATTTGTATGGTGAGGGAAGTAGAATCATCATAACTAGTAGAGATTCACTTGGTTTATCAGAAGAAGACATATATAAGGTTGAGAAGTTAATTGATTCTCAAGGTCTGAAACTCTTTAGCTTACATGCCTTCGAGCAAAATCGTCCCAAGGAAGAATATAAGGTGCTATCAAAGAAGGCGACAATCTATGCTGGAGGCAATCCACTAGCTCTTAAAGTTTTGGGATCTCATTTATTTCGTAGGACGATAGAAGAATGGGAAAGCGAATTGGAAAAATTGAAAGGCAAATCTCTTAAAAAAATTGAAGATGTTTTGAAAAGAAGTTATGATGGGCTAGAAAAGAATGAACAGGAAATATTTCTTGATATTGCATGTTTCTTCAAAGGGGAAGATAAAGATAAGGTTGAGAGAAAATTAAAAGCATTTggtttctatccagaaagtgGAATACCTCGTCTAATTGAGAAGTCTCTGATAACTATTTCAAACAATAGGGTAGATATGCATGACTTGCTAGAGCAAATGGGCAAGGATATTGTTAATGAGGAATGCAAACAGCCTGGCGGACGCAGCAGGTTGTGGAATTATGAAGATATTAGTTATGTATTGACAACAGAGACGGTAAGGACCAAATTAATCAATGAAGCTTTGATCATTATCATATTTGAATTttgtaagaattgtagatctcgtGACGAATTAA GTATTTTGAGGCCAAGTGCCATGGCCTTTACGAAGATGTGCAATCTTAGATTCATCGAAGTCTATGAAATGTCGAACAAAGTGCTCCTTCCTAAGAACTTTGAATTTTGTCCACAAGCACTAAGATATCTTTACTGGGATGATTATCCTCTGGAATCTTTGCCATTAAATTTTTGGCCAAAGAATCTTGTAGAACTTCATATGCGTGGGAGCAAACTCATACAACTGTGGAATGGAGGAGATAAG CCTTTTGGAAGTTTGAAATTGATGGACCTTAGCGACTCTGATGACCTGATCAGGATTCCGAACCTGTCTAGTATTGCCCCAAATCTCgagtttttatatttaaatttctgTGGGAGTTTGGTTGAAATTCCCTCTCTTCAAAATCTGACCAAGCTTACTGAACTTGATCTAAGTGACTGCCATGAAGTCAAAGATTGTCCAGAGATTCCGTGTAATATAAGGATTCTAAAATTAGACGGAACTGGAATAGAACAACTGCCCTCATCAATTAAGCATCTGTCTCAACTTGTCATATTGTTCTTGGATGGGTGTACAGCACTCGAGAGTCTTCCAAGCAGCATTGGCAATTTGAAACGTCTTGAAGAACTTGATCTAGCTGAATGTTCAAGACTCGTGACTATTCCAAGCAGCATAGGCGAGTTGAAATGTCTTGAAAAGTTAGTTCTCCGGAATTGCTCAAATTTAGCAAGTCTTCCAGAAAGCATCAAACAACTTTCGAAGTTGAAACTGCTTGATTTAAGCGATTGCGAGAGTCTTAAGAGTTTGCCAGAGCTTCCGTCATGCTTAAAATTATTAAAAGCAATTGATTGCCACTCTCTGGAATCTGcatcaatttctttcaatttcttagaACATGAAGATGAAAATGAAGAAGCAGATAAAAGTGAACATGAAAATGAAGAAGCACATAAAAGTGAATCTGAAGATTGCaaatttcttgattttagtaATTGCGTCAAATTGAATGAGAAAGTAATGGAGGATGTTTTTGAAGCGCACCTGTTGGGTCAGAAAGTTACATTATTGATGGCAGGAGGTGAAGTGCCAGAAAGGATGAGGTATAAGAATAAAGGATCTTCGCTTTCCTTCAAACTTGACCTTCGTCACGTAATTGCCTTCTCTTTCTGCGTTGTTCTTCGTCCCAGCGGTTTTATTCATTTTCCTGGATTTGAAGTGGATTTCATATGTGAATCTGGAAATAGGCGGGAACGTAATGCGTTCAACTTATTTAGCTATAAGGACGTTGGGAATTGGAATGGTTATCATGCAAGTCCGTATCTTTGGGACTCATCACACGTGTTGCTTTCATTCAATGGATTGAGGACACGTTTTGATGAAGAGTGTTTCGTTAAGGCCTCATTTTGCTTCACCGATAACTGTCACGTGGATGAGGAGAAAATTATGGAGT CTCTATCATCTGCCGCTCTATTGTCATTTGAGAGAGGGAAGACTATACAGGAGAATAATTAA
- the LOC131168965 gene encoding uncharacterized protein LOC131168965 codes for MLNRVNLGFYRSTIAAGTELEKPESVPTGLKSESIRKLAGRDVASGKDGLPCGSTSFSCFSRDATSNTKGEVDGNSSIKGETDQESVGDLEYNGSFTQLDDHGYFQAHGSHMVCSSDVYFHFYLQKLGKTMSSSAWLIRVVLYNCVLLIIDTSVSVDHIRDAIRQWITSLLFTCYNPYASGAVVGVDGQSVGQQAYFSSPGYLPHPVFYGLEAMPRYSWDSAYFSDVSNGNTGSQNGKYGSASTFAKSSGFNSMKSNDNTAGKSSKSTNTQAIRPLNKVSALGSDFSAGLSKGYHPVGNLPPFSIQKHGPFPHNCLMNYRQNGRIWNGNDRNKSGDRFYKNSDFETSNELTSGPRGSNKFPSLETVVKEDLGITVQRDQYNKPDFETK; via the exons ATGCTAAATC GTGTTAACTTGGGCTTTTATCGGTCGACGATTGCCGCTGGAACAGAACTTGAGAAAC CTGAATCTGTTCCTACAGGATTGAAGTCGGAGTCCATTAGGAAATTGGCTGGGCGTGATGTG GCTTCTGGAAAAGATGGATTACCATGTGGCTCAACATCATTCAGTTGCTTTTCACGGGATGCTACTTCTAATACCAAAGGTGAAGTAGATGGTAATTCTAGTATCAAAGGGGAGACTGACCAAGAGTCTGTTGGAGACCTCG AGTATAATGGATCCTTCACACAATTGGATGATCATGGTTATTTTCAAGCACATGGATCTCATATGGTATGTTCTTCTGACGTATACTTTCATTTCTATTTGCAAAAATTAGGCAAAACTATGTCTAGTTCTGCTTGGCTGATAAGGGTAGTTTTGTATAATTGTGTCTTGTTGATAATTGATACTAGTGTATCGGTTGATCACATCAGGGATGCAATCAGACAATGGATCACTAGTCTATTATTTACCTGCTATAATCCATATGCTTCTGGGGCAGTGGTTGGGGTAGATGGGCAAAGTGTTGGTCAACAAGCATATTTTTCTTCACCTGGATACCTTCCACATCCTGTTTTCTATGGATTAGAAGCCATGCCTCGCTATTCATGGGATTCAGCATATTTTAGTGATGTCTCAAATGGCAATACTGGTTCTCAAAATGGAAAATATGGATCAGCTTCCACTTTTGCCAAGTCCAGTGGTTTTAACTCTATGAAGTCTAATGACAATACCGCTGGCAAATCCTCTAAGTCTACAAATACACAAGCAATCAGACCTTTAAACAAG GTGTCTGCATTGGGTTCTGATTTCTCAGCAGGTCTCTCGAAAGGATACCATCCTGTAGGAAATTTGCCTCCTTTTTCTATCCAAAAACATGGTCCATTCCCGCATAATTGTCTTATGAACTATAGACAGAACGGAAGGATATGGAATGGAAATGATAGAAATAAATCTGGAGACAGATTCTATAAAAACAGTgattttgaaacctcaaatgaacTAACTTCTGGTCCTAGGGGCTCTAACAAATTTCCTTCTCTGGAGACTGTTGTCAAGGAAGACTTGGGAATCACTGTACAAAGGGATCAGTATAACAAACCAGATTTTGAAACTAAGTAG
- the LOC110653953 gene encoding disease resistance protein RPS2-like: MECSLRRIMESIEDSDVGRIGIYGGAKIQKPFVEGLKYLFATMVADMFENIIWVTVPKVWNLRNLQLEISGQLPSNVIDSTNINSWELLMVLERMKFLLILHDVRQFISLEKVGIPRPTAENGCKIGLIARSEEVCDAMGVDSKIGLKDLSSWELFHGNVGEVADSSSLKPLATQVLNMCADYSLAIVLMAGALKDVSDVEVWRRALETLRRKPDSDQEKLEILMANVLMFSYEHLQDDKTRKCLRNYALFCENGWIASELLMQRWIFDGLIDAHDQGKKMLETLINFSLLDYEQEIEFVKMKKKIRYILLEYIVPTEEAQVLFLINGGMGLTKPPKVEQWEGLIEIGLMDNHISELPISPSCPKLRKLFLERNYKLRIIPPFFDNMPALQVLNLSRTSIKSLPESLFKLLNLRRLFLNRCVLITTLSPEVGELKQLEVLDLEGTEIMFLPKEVGQLTNLTCLEVSFFEPTSRRSLKQSSEIIPCGAISALYLLEELNIDMSYDDKRWNASAEEVISELCRLQWLHTLKVYLPKVEFLSYFNWNEEKMVFPSVGISHRKNIK, translated from the coding sequence ATGGAATGTAGTCTTAGAAGAATCATGGAAAGCATTGAAGATTCAGATGTGGGCAGGATTGGGATTTATGGAGGAGCAAAGATTCAAAAACCTTTTGTAGAAGGCTTGAAGTATTTGTTTGCGACCATGGTCGCGGATATGTTCGAAAACATTATTTGGGTTACTGTTCCCAAAGTTTGGAATCTGAGAAATTTGCAGCTGGAAATTTCAGGACAACTGCCCTCAAATGTGATTGATAGCACGAATATTAACTCATGGGAACTGTTAATGGTGTTAGAGCGCATGAAGTTTTTGTTAATTCTACATGATGTTCGTCAGTTTATTAGTTTGGAAAAGGTTGGAATCCCCAGGCCAACTGCTGAAAATGGTTGCAAGATAGGTCTAATAGCTAGATCAGAGGAAGTATGCGATGCAATGGGAGTGGATTCGAAGATAGGACTAAAAGATTTATCGTCTTGGGAATTGTTCCATGGGAATGTTGGTGAAGTTGCTGATTCTTCAAGCCTCAAACCGCTAGCAACTCAAGTGCTTAACATGTGTGCTGACTATTCACTTGCCATCGTCCTAATGGCAGGGGCATTGAAAGATGTTTCTGATGTTGAGGTGTGGAGAAGAGCGCTTGAAACGTTGAGAAGGAAACCTGACTCTgaccaagaaaaattagaaaTCCTAATGGCTAATGTGTTGATGTTTAGCTATGAGCATCTGCAGGATGACAAAACAAGAAAATGTTTGAGAAATTATGCGCTTTTTTGTGAGAATGGGTGGATTGCTTCAGAGTTGTTGATGCAAAGATGGATATTCGATGGCCTAATAGATGCGCATGACCAAGGCAAAAAAATGCTTGAAACTCTCATCAATTTTAGTCTGCTGGATTACGAACAGGAGATAGAATTTGTCAAGATGAAGAAAAAAATTCGTTATATATTGCTAGAGTATATTGTTCCAACGGAGGAAGCTCAAGTATTATTTCTTATTAATGGTGGTATGGGGTTGACTAAGCCACCAAAGGTTGAGCAATGGGAGGGGTTAATTGAGATTGGTTTGATGGATAATCACATATCTGAATTGCCCATTAGTCCAAGTTGCCCCAAACTCCGAAAATTGTTCCTCGAAAGAAACTACAAGTTAAGAATCATACCTCCATTTTTTGATAATATGCCAGCTCTTCAGGTTCTAAACTTATCTAGAACTTCTATCAAATCTTTGCCTGAGTCTCTTTTCAAGTTGCTCAACCTTAGAAGGCTCTTTCTAAATCGTTGTGTTCTTATCACAACCTTGTCACCCGAAGTTGGAGAACTCAAGCAGCTTGAAGTACTTGATCTTGAAGGGACAGAGATCATGTTTTTGCCCAAGGAGGTTGGACAATTGACTAATCTCACATGCTTGGAAGTTTCATTTTTTGAACCTACAAGTCGAAGGAGTTTAAAGCAATCAAGTGAAATAATTCCTTGTGGGGCTATATCAGCTTTATATCTATTAGAAGAATTAAATATTGATATGAGTTATGATGACAAGCGGTGGAATGCATCTGCAGAAGAGGTTATTTCTGAGCTTTGTAGATTGCAGTGGTTGCATACGCTTAAAGTCTACCTTCCCAAGGTGGAATTTTTGAGCTATTTCAACTGGAATGAAGAAAAAATGGTGTTTCCATCTGTTGGAATCTCACATCGAaagaatataaaataa